In Vibrio lentus, a single genomic region encodes these proteins:
- a CDS encoding helix-turn-helix domain-containing protein, whose protein sequence is MNSRRRAVVFPRQQRILDQLGENIELALKRRHISQELLHQRTGVSKPTLRRIIRGDSTVSIGHYMIVLSVLGLENDLGMVASDRVLIGKLESIEKLKSNSNT, encoded by the coding sequence ATGAACTCACGTCGTAGAGCAGTGGTTTTTCCTAGACAGCAACGCATCCTCGATCAACTGGGTGAGAATATTGAGTTGGCGTTGAAGCGACGGCATATATCACAGGAGTTGTTACACCAACGAACGGGGGTATCAAAACCGACATTACGAAGGATTATCAGAGGTGATTCAACAGTGTCTATTGGGCACTATATGATCGTTTTGTCAGTATTAGGCCTCGAAAATGACCTTGGTATGGTCGCCAGTGATCGTGTGCTTATTGGTAAACTTGAATCGATAGAGAAGCTTAAGAGTAATTCAAATACATGA
- a CDS encoding site-specific integrase gives MQRVRDKTHNKHWIYLDDNDVPLLLPCLYSRYTTLNGLSVVHEKVKNAETEQYDFQFKEVEIGEDAQNVRGEKLGVFLEWLEDYAKESDQPLLTLDNHIALPDEYMNTFINDHLVHKMEVSEVVVNRAVMSLESYYNWLSYFFDMSYKKIFIYSENRQLVRLNSKSKLIIKYLLPATRELLYANTNTFLEEIVLRNGGELGCRTKENQGFYLEDFKADGFIQKGLLNLFKDIMANPDKEEFEYHLASFHAKYGSKRKFYIQRSHLSLMKRYYDQERPKTESNQLLVSNSTNDTFGKPVGKQYGTQLFSRVLEKVRKLIQENPEAYSGYQELDKALSYHHLRHSFGTDIFYEGCQQAKKSYESITTESAVYIETARRLGHKVDSKYSNQTTKMYIHACGQREQLLREVVLG, from the coding sequence ATGCAAAGAGTACGTGATAAAACTCATAACAAGCACTGGATTTATCTTGATGATAACGATGTGCCACTTCTGTTACCTTGCCTTTATAGTCGTTACACCACCTTGAATGGGCTTTCTGTTGTCCATGAGAAAGTAAAGAACGCTGAGACAGAGCAATATGACTTCCAATTCAAGGAGGTTGAAATTGGTGAAGATGCTCAAAACGTCAGGGGTGAGAAATTGGGTGTTTTCCTTGAGTGGTTAGAAGATTATGCCAAAGAATCAGATCAGCCCCTACTTACACTCGATAACCATATTGCTCTTCCCGATGAATATATGAATACATTCATTAATGACCATCTAGTTCATAAGATGGAAGTTAGTGAAGTTGTCGTTAATCGAGCAGTAATGTCATTAGAGAGTTATTACAACTGGCTTTCTTACTTCTTTGATATGTCATATAAAAAAATCTTTATATATTCAGAAAATAGACAATTAGTTCGCTTAAATAGCAAATCAAAACTTATCATAAAATATCTCCTTCCAGCGACAAGGGAATTGCTTTACGCCAATACAAATACTTTTTTGGAGGAGATTGTTCTACGCAATGGTGGAGAGCTTGGTTGTCGAACCAAAGAGAACCAAGGGTTTTACTTGGAAGATTTTAAGGCTGATGGCTTTATTCAAAAAGGCTTATTGAACCTTTTTAAAGATATTATGGCTAATCCTGATAAAGAGGAATTTGAGTACCACCTAGCTTCTTTTCACGCAAAATATGGTTCAAAGAGAAAGTTTTATATTCAGCGTTCTCACCTTAGTTTAATGAAGCGTTATTACGACCAAGAGCGCCCTAAAACTGAGAGTAACCAGTTATTGGTCTCCAACTCTACTAATGACACTTTTGGTAAGCCCGTAGGTAAACAATACGGCACTCAGCTTTTTTCTAGGGTGTTAGAGAAAGTTCGCAAATTAATACAAGAGAATCCAGAAGCTTACTCAGGTTATCAAGAGTTGGATAAAGCTCTGAGTTACCACCACTTAAGACACTCTTTTGGCACTGATATTTTTTATGAAGGTTGTCAACAAGCAAAGAAATCATACGAATCGATTACCACGGAATCTGCAGTGTATATTGAAACCGCAAGACGCTTAGGACACAAAGTAGATAGCAAGTATTCAAACCAAACCACAAAAATGTATATTCATGCTTGTGGCCAGAGAGAGCAGTTACTAAGAGAGGTGGTTCTTGGATAA
- a CDS encoding FAD:protein FMN transferase → MRIWLVALTSLIFLAGCEKPIEQVHLSGPTMGTSYNIKYINGDEFPESKEIHTEIDRLLEEVNDQMSTYREDSELSRFNQHKGADAFEVSEQTAIVVKEAIRLNGLTEGALDVTVGPLVNLWGFGPEARPEVVPTDEELAARKAKVGIHHLSIEGNKLSKDLPNLYVDLSTIAKGWGVDVVADYLDSIGIHNYMVEIGGEIRLKGLNRDNVGWRIAIEKPSVEERTIQEIIEPGDMAIATSGDYRNYFERDGVRYSHIINPETGKPLHHKVVSVTVLNPSSMTADGLSTGLMVLGEVRGMEIANQHNIPAFMVVKTADGFKEIASEAFKPYLGK, encoded by the coding sequence GTGAGAATTTGGCTTGTTGCATTAACTTCTTTGATTTTTCTTGCTGGCTGTGAAAAGCCGATTGAGCAAGTGCATTTAAGTGGCCCTACGATGGGTACTAGCTACAATATTAAATACATCAATGGTGATGAGTTCCCTGAGTCAAAAGAGATTCACACCGAGATTGATCGCTTGCTTGAAGAAGTAAACGATCAGATGTCGACTTACCGTGAAGACTCAGAGCTAAGCCGTTTTAATCAACACAAAGGTGCAGACGCATTTGAAGTTTCTGAGCAAACTGCGATTGTAGTGAAAGAAGCGATTCGTTTGAACGGTCTTACTGAAGGTGCGTTGGATGTTACCGTTGGCCCTTTAGTGAACTTGTGGGGTTTTGGCCCTGAAGCACGTCCAGAAGTTGTTCCAACAGACGAAGAGCTTGCTGCTCGTAAAGCGAAGGTGGGTATTCACCATCTAAGCATTGAAGGCAATAAACTCAGTAAGGATCTACCAAACCTGTATGTCGACCTTTCGACGATTGCAAAAGGTTGGGGCGTTGACGTTGTAGCTGACTACCTTGATTCAATTGGCATTCACAACTACATGGTTGAAATTGGTGGTGAAATTCGCTTGAAAGGTCTAAACCGTGACAATGTGGGTTGGCGCATAGCGATTGAGAAACCAAGTGTAGAAGAGCGTACTATTCAAGAGATCATCGAACCAGGTGATATGGCGATTGCAACCTCTGGTGACTATCGCAACTATTTCGAGCGTGATGGTGTTCGTTACTCACACATCATCAACCCAGAAACAGGTAAACCTCTTCATCACAAAGTGGTTTCTGTGACTGTTTTAAACCCGTCTTCAATGACTGCAGACGGTTTATCTACAGGCCTTATGGTCTTAGGTGAAGTAAGAGGAATGGAAATCGCTAACCAGCATAACATCCCAGCGTTTATGGTGGTTAAAACAGCAGATGGCTTTAAAGAAATTGCTTCAGAAGCATTTAAGCCATACTTAGGTAAATAA
- a CDS encoding DEAD/DEAH box helicase — protein MLREWQGECSDRALKKYQSSSSHFFCQATPGAGKTVLAATIASRLLQSDMVDLVLCFSPSLTVSDGIKRTFSSILNCTFNGGIGAIGQSLTYQSIQFLNEEFWQTLRKHRVFVVFDEIHHCSGSEVEKANIWGQQVLTKIQGLATFTLALSGTPWRSDSLPIVMGEYSDPDGQLLVDYQYTLKQAIADGVCRTPKIVLVDNEHLSVNSSEKVESFSSILEMLKQTKASYQSVIHNQEAMEYLLCLGCERLEKVRTRSPNAGGLIVAASVQHAQTIKEILSQKFGQTVSIVTYRHEEPLAEIERYRQSDAQWIVSVGMISEGTDIPRLQVCCHMSSVKTELYFRQVLGRILRVNNTINQQAWLFTFAEQSLIEFSERIEQDIPESRLYVSMGKPIETEFSGRGNSLSVALPLESPKGGRTTVSWESSTDSSNSLYGTLGAFDELRLGAFKQRVISAFSSM, from the coding sequence GTGTTAAGGGAATGGCAAGGTGAATGCTCTGACAGAGCGTTGAAAAAATATCAATCCAGCAGCTCACATTTCTTTTGCCAAGCTACACCAGGGGCTGGTAAGACAGTGCTTGCCGCTACTATTGCGTCAAGGCTGCTACAAAGTGACATGGTAGATCTTGTATTGTGCTTCTCGCCATCATTGACGGTTTCTGATGGTATAAAAAGAACCTTTTCATCGATACTTAATTGCACATTTAATGGTGGTATAGGAGCTATAGGGCAATCTTTAACATACCAATCTATCCAGTTCCTCAATGAGGAGTTTTGGCAAACATTACGGAAGCACAGAGTCTTTGTTGTCTTTGATGAAATACACCATTGCTCTGGCTCTGAGGTTGAAAAGGCGAACATTTGGGGGCAGCAAGTTCTTACAAAGATTCAAGGGCTTGCTACTTTTACCCTCGCACTTTCAGGTACACCGTGGCGTTCAGACTCTTTACCCATTGTCATGGGTGAGTATAGCGACCCAGACGGACAGCTTCTTGTCGATTACCAATACACTCTTAAACAAGCTATAGCTGATGGTGTTTGTAGAACGCCTAAAATCGTCTTGGTTGATAATGAACACTTATCTGTTAATAGTAGCGAAAAAGTCGAATCCTTTTCATCAATATTAGAGATGCTTAAACAGACAAAAGCATCCTACCAGAGTGTTATTCACAACCAAGAGGCGATGGAATATCTACTCTGTTTAGGGTGTGAGCGGTTAGAAAAAGTACGTACCAGGTCCCCCAATGCCGGTGGGCTGATTGTTGCAGCGTCGGTTCAACATGCGCAAACAATCAAAGAGATACTATCTCAAAAGTTTGGGCAAACCGTTTCTATCGTCACTTATCGACATGAAGAACCGCTGGCAGAAATAGAGCGTTATCGACAAAGCGACGCACAATGGATTGTTAGTGTAGGTATGATCAGTGAGGGTACTGATATTCCTCGCCTTCAAGTATGTTGCCATATGAGTTCAGTCAAAACGGAATTGTATTTCAGGCAGGTGCTCGGAAGAATACTTCGTGTGAATAATACAATAAACCAACAAGCGTGGTTATTCACTTTTGCTGAACAAAGTCTGATTGAGTTTTCTGAAAGGATTGAACAGGATATTCCTGAGTCTCGTCTCTATGTAAGTATGGGGAAACCTATCGAAACAGAGTTCTCTGGTCGAGGAAATAGCTTAAGTGTCGCGCTTCCGCTTGAGTCCCCAAAAGGTGGGAGAACAACAGTATCTTGGGAAAGCAGTACAGACAGTTCAAATAGTCTCTATGGAACACTAGGGGCGTTTGATGAGCTTCGACTTGGGGCATTTAAGCAGAGAGTGATCTCGGCTTTCTCTTCTATGTAG
- a CDS encoding GGDEF domain-containing response regulator codes for MSEKILVVEDSRAFRNYLYQQLKNSGYEVALAESIEEAKAILEQETDFLCAVLDYCLPDGQDGEIIDLVLGYQQKIIVLTGMFNNTLREQVLAKGVLDYILKDSMSSVSYLLPLVNRISNNRHHKALVVDDSAVVRRYVVQLLEHQYIQTIQAKDGEQALELLSKDPDITFVVTDHDMPKKDGISMTRDIRVNHDRNQLAILGLSGSDDRTMTARFLKAGANDFLYKPFNQEEFFCRIHQLLDMKEATNELFRHANEDALTGLWNRRYLFNQPCKGCEERNIAMMDIDFFKKVNDTFGHDGGDAVLVAVGGIIKDHFSDDVAVRFGGEEFCIQSCGSFESFVDNLESMRVAIEDHEVIHESQSIKVSISIGVTDLDGKLDEQIKAADELLYTAKEQGRNQLVCTRNKSS; via the coding sequence TTGAGTGAAAAAATACTAGTGGTGGAGGACAGTCGAGCATTCCGAAACTATCTATACCAGCAATTAAAAAACAGTGGCTATGAAGTCGCACTCGCAGAATCAATTGAGGAAGCGAAAGCGATCTTAGAGCAAGAGACGGATTTCTTGTGTGCTGTATTAGATTACTGCCTACCCGATGGTCAAGATGGTGAAATCATTGATTTGGTACTCGGCTACCAACAAAAAATCATTGTACTAACCGGTATGTTCAACAACACACTTCGAGAACAGGTTCTCGCCAAAGGTGTGCTTGATTACATCCTTAAAGACAGTATGTCATCGGTCAGTTACTTACTTCCTCTGGTTAATCGAATCTCGAATAACCGACACCATAAAGCGTTGGTGGTTGATGATTCAGCTGTAGTTCGTCGATATGTCGTCCAACTCCTCGAACATCAATATATTCAAACGATTCAAGCGAAAGATGGCGAACAAGCACTAGAGCTTCTCAGCAAGGATCCTGATATCACGTTTGTCGTTACCGATCATGACATGCCGAAAAAAGATGGTATTTCGATGACCCGTGACATTCGAGTAAACCACGACCGCAACCAACTCGCTATTCTTGGTCTATCAGGTAGCGACGATCGCACCATGACCGCGCGCTTCCTTAAAGCGGGCGCTAACGACTTCCTCTATAAGCCATTTAACCAAGAAGAATTTTTCTGCCGTATTCACCAGCTTCTCGATATGAAGGAAGCGACCAATGAACTGTTTCGTCATGCCAATGAAGATGCACTTACGGGGCTATGGAACCGTCGCTATTTGTTCAATCAACCATGCAAAGGCTGTGAAGAAAGAAATATAGCGATGATGGATATCGATTTCTTTAAGAAAGTGAATGATACCTTCGGCCATGATGGTGGTGATGCGGTACTGGTTGCCGTGGGCGGTATCATCAAGGACCACTTCAGCGATGATGTAGCCGTTCGTTTTGGTGGTGAAGAGTTTTGTATTCAGTCGTGTGGGTCGTTTGAAAGCTTCGTTGATAATCTAGAATCGATGAGAGTGGCAATAGAAGATCATGAAGTCATACATGAATCCCAAAGTATTAAAGTCAGCATCAGTATTGGTGTCACTGATTTAGACGGCAAGTTAGATGAACAAATCAAAGCTGCCGACGAACTGCTTTATACGGCCAAAGAGCAAGGTAGAAACCAGCTTGTATGCACTCGCAATAAGAGTTCATAG
- the nqrM gene encoding (Na+)-NQR maturation NqrM produces the protein MNTFLITFGVFLAVITAMSIGYIVQKKVVKGSCGGLGAVGIDKVCNCPEPCDARKKREAREAYRVEKLAERQEKEAAWSKDRIA, from the coding sequence ATGAATACATTTCTGATTACATTTGGTGTTTTTCTTGCCGTGATCACAGCAATGTCGATTGGCTATATTGTCCAAAAGAAAGTTGTGAAAGGTAGCTGTGGTGGTTTAGGTGCTGTTGGTATCGACAAAGTCTGTAATTGCCCAGAACCTTGTGATGCGCGTAAAAAGCGCGAAGCACGTGAAGCTTACCGCGTTGAGAAACTGGCTGAGCGTCAAGAAAAAGAAGCGGCTTGGAGCAAGGATCGTATCGCTTAA
- a CDS encoding restriction endonuclease: MFNLHTLGWHSFQQLCLSVLREVLGQTVQSFLDTNDGGRDGAFSGIWSQQNGELFSGRFVIQCKFTARVGHSLTPSDLEDEFSKAERLVSKNECDIYILMTNAGVSGATELKIKERSKEAGIKDFLILGSTWLEDQIRDNKHLRMMVPRVYGLGDLSQILDDRAYAQAKAVLETMKEDLAKVVLTESYRKAAEALDTHSFVLLVGEPASGKTTIASLLAMSSADQWGASVVKLMTPQSVVERWNPNEKSQLFWIDDAFGVTQYESGLASGWNHILNEVRTILRQGNRIVMTSRDYIYNRARQDLKDGAFPLFQESQVVVDVHNLTPDERRQILYNHLKLGRQPREFRAAVKPHLETVADHDRFIPETARRLADPFFTKNLYLSDLSLERFVDKREQFLIDTCKELDAGCKAALALIYMSNGQLQSPVTLTAAEDDTLRRLGSDLGGCTAALEALRDSLVVHVNSDGKSFWTFKHPTIGDAYSVMLRGSPELLGIYVRGSDIQKLMRQITCGNVDIEQAVVLPSSMFELLIKRLITYKTSSAYKTQWMSGWWARRELLSFLNGRCNKQFLESYLRADPKLIDHITTPTPNLDFSVEVDLAIRLFKLGILPESARKTLVTTVSKYAQNGEDARVLGDPELRSLLNDKEVRILREAIRTELLPRIEEVRYLHQEEHDPEEDPEWHMNRFTQLLSGIVDEYPHSLRIRNIIEKQRMLVKEWVDENPLEEDSSASRDIIVDEPNVSYTSSRSIFDDIDE; the protein is encoded by the coding sequence ATGTTTAATCTTCATACTCTTGGTTGGCACAGCTTTCAACAGTTGTGCCTTTCGGTATTACGCGAAGTTCTCGGTCAAACGGTCCAGTCCTTTCTAGATACTAATGACGGCGGTAGAGATGGAGCATTTTCAGGTATCTGGAGCCAACAAAATGGTGAGTTGTTCTCTGGCCGCTTTGTGATCCAATGTAAGTTCACCGCTCGCGTTGGGCACTCTCTCACACCATCAGATCTCGAAGACGAATTCAGCAAAGCCGAACGATTAGTCAGCAAGAATGAATGTGACATTTATATTCTAATGACAAACGCTGGTGTTTCCGGTGCTACCGAACTAAAGATTAAGGAAAGGTCCAAAGAAGCAGGAATCAAAGATTTCCTTATATTGGGTTCCACTTGGCTGGAAGACCAAATTCGTGACAATAAGCATTTAAGGATGATGGTTCCAAGAGTATACGGTCTCGGAGACTTGAGCCAAATTCTAGACGACCGAGCATATGCTCAAGCCAAAGCTGTACTCGAAACAATGAAAGAAGATCTAGCTAAGGTCGTTTTAACTGAGTCTTATCGAAAAGCAGCTGAAGCTCTCGACACGCATAGTTTTGTGCTTCTAGTTGGCGAGCCAGCCTCAGGAAAAACGACCATAGCATCATTACTTGCTATGTCATCTGCTGACCAATGGGGAGCGTCTGTGGTTAAGTTGATGACACCCCAGTCAGTCGTTGAGCGTTGGAATCCTAATGAAAAGTCCCAACTATTCTGGATCGATGACGCATTCGGAGTGACTCAGTATGAAAGTGGCCTTGCCTCCGGTTGGAATCATATCCTCAATGAGGTGAGAACCATTCTTCGCCAAGGAAACCGTATCGTTATGACGTCACGAGACTACATCTATAATCGTGCACGTCAGGATTTGAAGGACGGCGCCTTCCCACTCTTCCAGGAGAGCCAGGTTGTTGTAGATGTTCATAACCTAACGCCAGACGAACGAAGGCAGATTCTCTACAACCATCTAAAGCTTGGAAGACAACCCAGAGAGTTTCGTGCTGCGGTTAAACCACATTTAGAGACTGTTGCAGATCATGATAGGTTCATTCCAGAAACAGCTAGGAGGTTGGCAGATCCATTTTTCACCAAAAATTTGTACCTGTCTGATTTGAGCTTGGAGAGGTTTGTAGATAAGCGCGAACAATTCCTCATAGATACCTGTAAAGAGCTAGACGCCGGTTGCAAAGCAGCATTAGCATTAATTTATATGTCCAACGGTCAATTGCAAAGCCCGGTCACATTGACGGCTGCTGAGGATGATACTCTGAGGCGATTGGGCAGTGACTTGGGAGGATGTACAGCTGCACTCGAAGCACTGCGCGATAGTCTAGTAGTCCACGTGAATTCGGACGGAAAGTCCTTTTGGACTTTCAAACACCCAACTATTGGAGACGCATACTCTGTCATGCTTCGAGGCAGTCCGGAGCTGCTTGGGATTTATGTCCGCGGTAGCGATATCCAAAAGCTGATGCGTCAGATAACTTGTGGCAACGTAGACATTGAACAAGCTGTTGTACTGCCTAGTTCTATGTTTGAATTACTCATTAAGCGACTTATTACATATAAAACAAGTTCTGCCTATAAGACTCAATGGATGTCAGGTTGGTGGGCTCGACGAGAACTGCTAAGTTTTTTAAACGGACGGTGCAACAAGCAGTTTCTCGAATCGTATCTCAGAGCTGACCCCAAATTAATTGATCATATCACGACCCCTACGCCGAACTTAGATTTTTCGGTAGAAGTAGACTTAGCTATTCGCTTGTTCAAACTAGGCATCTTACCAGAAAGCGCGCGTAAAACACTGGTAACTACGGTCTCGAAATATGCTCAAAATGGTGAAGATGCCAGAGTTCTAGGTGACCCTGAGCTCCGCTCACTATTAAATGATAAGGAAGTGAGAATACTAAGAGAAGCGATTCGTACTGAATTACTGCCGCGAATTGAGGAAGTACGTTATTTACATCAAGAAGAGCACGATCCCGAAGAAGACCCAGAGTGGCACATGAATCGTTTTACTCAACTGCTTTCAGGCATTGTAGATGAATATCCACATAGTTTGCGTATTAGAAATATTATAGAAAAACAGCGCATGTTAGTTAAAGAATGGGTCGATGAAAACCCACTGGAGGAAGACAGTTCGGCTTCGCGAGACATCATAGTTGATGAACCGAATGTAAGCTATACGAGCAGTCGAAGCATTTTTGATGATATAGATGAGTGA
- a CDS encoding helix-turn-helix domain-containing protein, whose amino-acid sequence MSFTNPIPERLKEARKKAKLSQKALGVRIGMDESSASPRMNQYEKGKHAPDINTLKSISDELGVPLSYFFCEDEISAELAVNLNKLSETDKQKILEVTVRLIEESFENSCPIRD is encoded by the coding sequence GTGTCATTTACTAACCCAATCCCTGAGCGTCTTAAAGAAGCACGCAAAAAAGCGAAACTCTCCCAAAAAGCTTTGGGGGTGCGTATAGGAATGGATGAAAGCTCCGCAAGCCCGAGAATGAATCAATACGAAAAGGGAAAACATGCGCCGGATATCAATACGTTAAAGTCAATTTCAGATGAACTTGGTGTGCCTTTGAGTTACTTCTTTTGTGAAGATGAGATTTCTGCGGAGTTAGCTGTGAATCTAAATAAGCTGTCTGAAACGGATAAGCAGAAGATTCTTGAGGTGACAGTGCGGCTTATTGAAGAGTCATTTGAAAATAGCTGTCCGATAAGGGATTAA
- a CDS encoding ISNCY family transposase, with the protein MIVMDTQSQLTVDIIAKVALGKISITNASKLLNKSRRTIERYLRRYRSDGIRFVVHGNTGRTPANKIPITLKQQVQALIKAKYYDFNMLHLADMLEVFEGIKVKRETLRTWAHEIHHVKRAKHRRSKVRRRRERMEAEGLMLQMDGSPHLWFGDKKSCLIAMIDDATSEVHAEFFPSETTEGCLKVMKTYIEKKGLFKTLYVDRAGIFGGPKRCHFSQMQRACEELGIEIIFANSPQGKGRIERAFDTFQDRLVPELRLAGVTDMISANNYLQNTFIPEYWATTLTVNAKLMRSEHTPVPKYLNIDAICIQKEYRKIRRDHTFSYANAMYQITSPLRHSIVSQQVELRKQLDGGFTAYFADRELSIKELTEPSSRKEYGEEVQKKLDVIELANKLGNVREAARQSGCSVKSIHNNRQLLEAHGPLALKRLYGQSHNNNRIDEKTRNIVISLTLKSPHLTSIRISGEMRKRFNISISHSTVRNIWLEEKLNTRELREARAEESIIE; encoded by the coding sequence ATGATCGTTATGGATACTCAATCTCAGCTTACCGTGGATATCATCGCGAAAGTTGCTCTCGGTAAAATATCAATTACTAATGCCTCTAAGCTCCTCAATAAGTCTCGCAGAACCATTGAACGTTATCTCAGGCGATATCGCTCTGATGGTATCCGATTTGTGGTTCATGGCAACACAGGAAGGACACCCGCTAATAAAATACCCATTACCTTAAAGCAGCAAGTTCAAGCTCTTATAAAGGCCAAGTATTACGACTTTAACATGCTTCATCTCGCCGACATGTTAGAGGTATTTGAAGGCATCAAAGTAAAGCGGGAGACGCTTCGTACCTGGGCACATGAAATCCATCATGTAAAACGAGCCAAACATCGACGTTCTAAGGTAAGAAGACGACGTGAGCGTATGGAGGCCGAAGGCTTAATGCTGCAAATGGACGGCAGTCCACACCTTTGGTTCGGTGATAAAAAATCTTGTCTTATCGCCATGATTGATGATGCAACCAGTGAGGTTCATGCGGAGTTTTTCCCTTCAGAAACCACCGAAGGATGCCTCAAAGTAATGAAAACTTATATCGAGAAAAAAGGGCTTTTTAAGACTCTTTATGTCGATAGAGCTGGCATCTTCGGTGGACCAAAACGTTGCCACTTCTCCCAGATGCAACGAGCCTGTGAAGAGCTGGGTATAGAAATTATTTTTGCCAATTCGCCTCAAGGCAAGGGTCGCATCGAACGTGCCTTTGATACGTTCCAAGATCGTCTAGTCCCTGAGTTAAGGTTGGCTGGGGTTACTGATATGATCAGTGCAAATAACTACCTACAAAACACCTTCATCCCTGAGTATTGGGCAACGACCCTCACAGTTAACGCCAAATTAATGCGCTCTGAGCATACACCCGTTCCGAAGTACCTGAACATTGACGCGATATGTATTCAAAAAGAATATCGAAAAATCCGTCGAGATCATACCTTCAGTTACGCCAACGCAATGTATCAAATCACCTCCCCGTTACGGCACTCTATCGTGAGTCAACAAGTCGAATTACGTAAGCAACTTGATGGGGGTTTTACGGCTTATTTTGCCGACCGAGAGTTATCGATTAAAGAGCTTACTGAGCCTAGCTCTAGGAAAGAATACGGAGAAGAAGTTCAGAAAAAGCTCGATGTCATAGAGCTTGCCAATAAGTTAGGCAATGTGAGAGAAGCGGCTCGACAAAGCGGTTGTTCTGTCAAAAGCATTCACAACAACCGTCAATTACTTGAAGCCCATGGCCCACTTGCTTTGAAACGTCTGTATGGTCAATCACACAACAATAATCGCATCGATGAAAAGACTCGAAATATCGTCATCTCATTAACACTAAAATCGCCTCACCTAACCTCTATTAGGATAAGTGGTGAGATGAGGAAGCGCTTTAACATCTCGATTAGTCACTCAACAGTAAGGAACATCTGGCTTGAAGAAAAGCTGAATACAAGAGAGTTACGGGAGGCACGTGCCGAGGAATCAATTATCGAATAG